One window from the genome of Phlebotomus papatasi isolate M1 unplaced genomic scaffold, Ppap_2.1 HiC_scaffold_17, whole genome shotgun sequence encodes:
- the LOC129808887 gene encoding uncharacterized protein LOC129808887, protein MSAQAGVGILTSPRLSDRVCDVWTHSGRVMGIKIKLERSSLAVLQVYAPNASSEYPAFLDEVEEVLNKASSEADSVVLFGDFNAHVGVDSETWTGVIGKNGDKSENPNGKMLLDFCAIKGYSIMNTFFQHKEIHKYTWEDTKRGLKTIIDFVLVPGVDRRIVQDVRVFNSAELSTDHHLLFAKINLNEDPPALPKGKSKVLKCIRWESLKKKDVEEKFVKGIQERFEQIPQSPSDIEAEWACFQTAILASATEACGVKRINVTNNVKRSSWWGTPGVKEAVGEKKKAYKLYIQRKDSDSRDRYVEARKAAKLAVKAAREEAWKKFGEKLELDYRTANKTFWQTVRRLRGKKSNSIQGVTSKEGNLLTKEEEVLNRWKEYFSELLNPQQGTDDDVPTSKDREESSPSESEVLYAISKLKDGKAAGIDEIRPEMLKLMGIVGVNWLTRVIKVAWQSGRAPKDWQSAR, encoded by the coding sequence ATGTCTGCACAGGCGGGTGTGGGGATACTCACAAGCCCTCGGCTGTCAGACAGGGTTTGTGATGTCTGGACACACAGTGGGAGAGTGATGGGTATCAAGATCAAACTTGAGAGATCTTCCCTGGCGGTGTTGCAGGTGTACGCACCGAACGCATCGTCAGAGTACCCAGCTTTCCTAGATGAAGTGGAGGAAGTCCTGAATAAGGCATCTTCTGAAGCGGATTCAGTTGTGTTGTTTGGGGATTTCAATGCCCATGTTGGTGTTGACTCTGAGACATGGACGGGTGTGATTGGGAAGAACGGGGATAAGAGTGAGAACCCGAACGGTAAAATGTTGCTGGATTTCTGCGCAATCAAAGGTTATTCGATCATGAATACCTTTTTCCAGCACAAGGAGATTCATAAATACACCTGGGAAGACACAAAACGAGGACTTAAGACAATAATTGACTTTGTCCTGGTTCCCGGTGTTGATAGAAGAATTGTCCAAGACGTTCGAGTTTTTAACAGTGCTGAACTGTCAACTGATCACCACCTgctctttgcaaaaattaaccTCAACGAAGATCCTCCCGCTCTACCTAAGGGTAAGAGCAAAGTGCTTAAATGCATTAGGTGGGAGAGTCTCAAGAAGAAAGACGTtgaggaaaaatttgtgaagggCATACAAGAAAGGTTTGAACAAATTCCACAGTCTCCTTCTGACATAGAGGCTGAATGGGCCTGCTTCCAAACAGCCATTTTGGCCTCGGCTACAGAAGCTTGTGGCGTTAAGCGCATTAATGTGACGAACAACGTGAAACGGTCATCTTGGTGGGGAACACCGGGAGTAAAAGAAGCCGTTGGAGAGAAAAAGAAGGCTTACAAGTTGTACATACAACGTAAGGATTCTGattctcgtgatcgttatgttgAGGCGCGAAAGGCTGCAAAGCTCGCAGTTAAAGCCGCTAGAGAGGAGGCGTGGAAAAAGTTCGGTGAAAAGCTGGAGCTTGACTATAGGACGGCAAACAAAACTTTCTGGCAAACAGTCCGAAGACTCCGAGGGAAGAAGAGCAATTCCATCCAAGGAGTAACATCCAAGGAAgggaatcttctgaccaaagagGAAGAGGTTTTAAATCGCTGGAAAGAGTACTTCTCAGAATTGCTCAATCCTCAGCAAGGCACTGATGATGACGTACCCACGAGTAAAGACAGGGAGGAAAGTAGTCCTTCAGAGAGTGAAGTCCTGTATGCGATTAGTAAATTGAAGGATGGAAAAGCTGcaggaattgacgaaatacgtcccgaaatgctaaaactcatgggtatagTGGGTGTTAATTGGCTCACGCGTGTCATTAAGGTGGCTTGGCAAAGTGGGAGAGCACCAAAGGACTGGCAA